A genomic stretch from Bradyrhizobium quebecense includes:
- a CDS encoding invasion associated locus B family protein: MNFRILAAPVRPHGRIVALMAATAFSAALLVPAAWAQQPAAPAPAAPKAAPKAAPKAAPKAPAPAAQAPAAQAPAAGQAPAAAAQQPPQDQQIQLIYAPWTKFCLKGQEANAKQVCFTGKDGRIESGQPVIAAVIIEPEGEPKKILRVTLPLGMQLVHGTRIIVDGNPPQQAPYVICFQNGCMSDYEATPELIANMKKGQNLVVQAINSNGAPLTLPLPLNTEFAKAYDGPPTDPKVFEENSKKLQEELQKRAEEQRKKLEGAGGAAAPAPANPAAK; encoded by the coding sequence ATGAATTTCCGTATCTTGGCCGCCCCGGTCCGGCCGCATGGGCGAATTGTTGCCCTGATGGCGGCGACGGCATTCTCTGCAGCGCTCCTGGTTCCTGCCGCTTGGGCCCAGCAGCCGGCAGCGCCGGCGCCTGCGGCACCGAAGGCAGCGCCCAAGGCGGCACCGAAGGCAGCTCCGAAGGCGCCGGCACCCGCAGCCCAGGCACCAGCCGCACAAGCACCGGCCGCAGGTCAGGCGCCCGCCGCCGCCGCCCAGCAGCCGCCCCAGGATCAGCAGATCCAGCTCATCTACGCTCCCTGGACCAAGTTCTGCCTGAAGGGCCAGGAAGCCAACGCCAAGCAGGTTTGCTTCACCGGCAAGGACGGCCGCATCGAGTCCGGCCAGCCGGTGATTGCCGCCGTGATCATCGAGCCGGAAGGCGAGCCGAAGAAGATCCTGCGCGTCACGCTGCCGCTCGGCATGCAGCTGGTTCACGGCACCCGCATCATCGTCGACGGCAACCCGCCGCAGCAGGCGCCCTATGTGATCTGTTTCCAGAACGGTTGCATGTCCGACTATGAAGCAACCCCCGAGCTGATCGCCAACATGAAGAAGGGCCAGAACCTCGTGGTTCAGGCGATCAATTCGAATGGCGCGCCGCTGACGCTGCCGCTGCCGCTCAACACCGAATTCGCCAAGGCCTATGACGGCCCGCCGACCGATCCGAAGGTGTTCGAGGAAAACTCGAAGAAGCTGCAGGAAGAGTTGCAGAAGCGCGCCGAAGAACAGCGCAAGAAGCTGGAGGGCGCGGGCGGTGCCGCTGCGCCGGCTCCGGCCAATCCGGCAGCCAAGTAA